CCCAGCGATTGTCTCGATCCATGCCGTAGTAGCGTCCGGATACCGACGCCAATTCCGCGCGGCCACCCACGTTCGCGAGGATCTCACGCAAATAGCCCATGGCCGACTGCGGCGGAGTGTCGCGACCATCGAGCATGGCGTGCAGCACGACCCGCTTCACCCCGCGCTGTTGCGCCAGCTCCACCAGCGCCAGCAGGTGCGCGTCGTGCGCGTGGACGCCACCGTCACCCAGGAGACCCAAGAGGTGGAGCGTGCCGCCGGATGCGTTGACGCGATCGCACGCGAGTACCAGCGCATGGTTTTGGAAGAAGCTCGCGTTCTCGATGGCACTGTCGATCCGCACCAGATCCTGCATCACGACCCGTCCGGCACCCAAATTAAGATGTCCGACCTCACTGTTGCCCATCTGCCCCTCGGGAAGACCAACAGCTCGTCCAGACGCGGTCAACAGGGTGCGCGACTCGTGGGCCCAGATGCGATTCCAGTTGGGCGTGCTCGCCATCAGGATCGCATTCGATTCAGGGTCTTCCCGATAGCCCCACCCATCAAGAATGATGAGGGCAACGGCACGTGCGGGTCGCGCGGTCATCAGGTAATGGGGTAAGCTGGGAGGGTACCGGAGGCGCCATGGAAGCATGACACCGTCCGCGATCCGGTTTGGGATCGTTGGAGCAGGTCCAACTGTTGGAATCTACTGGACGCCGCGACCGCGACACCACCGCCCGCCGGCTGTTCTGTCCTCAATCGAGCTCTGATGCGCGTTCGTCGACGAAGCCTGTTGCTGGTCCTCCTGCTGCTCGCCATCGGCTTGTTCGATGGATTCCTGTTGTTGCGCCGGGCGCGCTATCGCGAGGAGTCCACGCGGCTGCGCGCCGGCATGTCCACGCTCGAGCGTACCCGCGCCGATGCCATTGTTTCCGCGCAGGCGGACCGGGCCGAGTTGATGTTGGAACTCATGCGCCGGCAGGCGGAAGGCGACGACGCCCTGCATCTCGCCGTCAGCACCGATTCCGCGTACCTCGCGCTCGACCGCGGAGCCGCCCGGCTGCGCGAGATCAAGGCCCTGATTGGACCGGAGCGTCGCGTCGGTCTGGCCCCCGACACCGTGCACGTGGTGATCCCGCGTGGCGTTCGGGCCGTCCAGCGCCTGCTCACCACCAGTGATCGGTACGAGCTCCCAGCGTGGGTCTGGATCGATCGAGGCCTGCCGGTCCCGGCGGTGCGCGCCGATAGCGGCTGGGTCGGTCGCGGGGCCATCGTGACCTCGGGGGGGACGCTTATTTACGCGCTTCCGGCGTCGGGGCCACTTGCCGACAGCACATATGTGATGCCCGGCAGCATTCGCGTACCTGCGGTCGACCTCGCCGCAATCCGCGAGAATCTTTCCCCTGGCATGCGGGTCTACTTCTTCTAATGACCACCACTTCGATCAATCCGCACGGCAGCACGCTCGCAGGGCGCCGCACCGGATGGCGCGGCGCGCCCCTCTGGCTCTTGCTGCTGGTCGCCGTGGCGGTCGGGCACGCGGCGTGGCTCGTTCGGCTGACGCTGCGCGACCGTTTTGAGCGCGACGTGGCCCGCATGGTATTCAACGACAACAGCGAGGCGCTGGAGCAGGCCGAACTGCAGGCCGGTCTCGCGACCGACAGTCTTCGGGCTGCGCTCGACGAAACGCCAGCACCGCCCCCGACCGACTCCGATTATCTGGTGGTCTCGATCGCCGATCGCCGCGTCTGGTACAAGCATCGCGACAGCGTGCTCTTCACGGCCCGGGTTGCGACCGGTTCCGGCAAGCAGTTGGTCATCAAGGGCAACAACAAGATCCTCCGATTCGAGACGCCCCGAGGGCGCCTCACCGTGCAGCGCCGGGATTCGGCCCCGGCTTGGATCCCGCCAGACTGGCACTATCAGGAGCAAGCCAACAAGCGCAGGCTCGGCATTGTACAGCTCGTTCGTGGGGTGCCCCTCCAGCTTCGCGATGGATCCCAGATCATCGTGCAGGGAAACGACGTGGTGCGTCGGGGCGCTGACGGCACCGCCCGCCCACTCACGGCGAGCGACGGCCGGGAGATCGTGGCGGACGGCAAGATTGTGATCCCGCCCTACGGCACCAACCAGCGGAAGTACGCCGATGTGCTCGGCACCCACCGCCTGTACCTCGGCGATGGCTACGCATTGCATGGCACCAACAACCCCGCATCGATTGGCCAGGCTGTGAGCCATGGATGTGTCAGATTGCGGAACGAAGACATAGCCGCGCTGTATGAACGTGTCGCGGTCGGCACTCCGGTCTACATCTACTGAACACCGGGTCGGCTATATTTCCTGACTGCCGCTCGATCGTCCTTGGATTGAGCGACAAACCCGATTCCGTGACCCAGAAAACTCTCCATACCCAGCAGGCAGCCCAGGAGAAGACATCCTCCCCGCGGCGCCGTCAGCAAGCGCGTTTCACCCGGCTCGCCATTATGCTAGCCGGTGCGTCCGCATGCGCCGGATTAGTGGCGTTTGCCCGTCCCGGATACGCCGAATCCGCAGCGGCGCGCGCCGCTGCCCGGTCTACCTCGCGATCGGTCGCGGCCACGCCGCGCATTCCGCTCCTCGACTCCCTGAAGGGTCGTAGTCGCAAGCTTCGGGCCCGTTTTCTTAGCCCGACCCGCGCGGCCGGTATTCCGCTGTTGCGCGAACTGTTCGGTGACTCCGCCGTGTCGCGAGCCGGCGTTTACGCCGCCAACGACACCGCTGGTTCGTTTCACTTCATCACGATGCGACCCTTCACCGACAAAGTGCAGGGACGTATCGGCAGCTATCGCATCGGCTTCTTTCCGAGCGAGAAGCGCTCTATCCGATCGGCGGCCTACAGCAATCCCGATGGCTTCCTCGAAGTCACGGCGCGCAATCAGGACACGCCGATCTCGGAGCATTTCCGGCTGCGCGATTTCCTCACGCACGACCAGGCCACCGTATGGCCGAAGTATCTCGTGCTCCGCGAGCCGCTCGTCGACAAGCTCGAGCTCGTGCTGACCGAACTGCGCAGCATGGGCATCCCGGCCAATCGGCTTCGCGTGATGTCGGGTTTCCGCACCCCGCAGTACAACGAACAGGGCGTTGGCGCCGGCGGACGCGTGCAGGACAGCCGGCATCAGTACGGCGATGCGGCCGATGTGTACGTCGTGAACGGTGAGCGTGACTGGATGAGCGATCTCAATCGCGATGGTCGCATCGACACCCGCGATGCCAAGATCCTCGCTCAGGCTGCCGAGAACGTGGAACGCGATCATCCCGAGTTCACCGGTGGTGTCGGCATCTACAAAGCCACCTCGGCGCACGGCCCGTTCGTCCACATCGACGTGCGTGGGACCCGCGCGCGTTGGGGGGCGCTGTGATTCGTCGTCGCGCGGCACTGGTGTTGAGCGGGATGGCCGCGATCACGGCGGCGATTCTGTATCAGCCGCCGGCGGAGCTGCTGGCCGGTTCATCGGCCGAGAGCGCCAAGCTCGCGGTACCGGTGGTCGAAGCCGGCCCCGAGTCGCGCGGCGTGAGCGGTGATGTGCAGATGCATTTTGTGCGTGCCGGAGAACGCGTCGCGTTTCCGGTACGCGTGCGTGGGAACGCGCAGGGCTTCACGTACCAGTGGATTGAGGTGCGCAGCAACAGCTCCGCCGACGTCGCGCGTCCGCTGCGTGGTGACACATTGCTTGCCCCGCTCACGCCGGGATTCTACGAACTCGCCGTCACGCGAGCCGGCGTCGTGCAACGCATCACCGAGCCGCGACTGGCAGTGTTGGTTCCGTTCGAGCTCAAGCTCGGGAGCACGCTGAACGGCTACCAGATCGGCCGCTATCCCGCCGAATGGGCGCATGACGAGCAGGCGGAGCGTCCGGCCGGATTTGCCGAGGTGCGTGAAGCGGATCTCGATCTGCAGCTTACCCGCCACATCAAAGTGCGCGATTTCGTCACGCATGATCGGCAAACGGTGTGGCCTCGCTATGTGGCCGTCGACCCGCGCGTACTCGACAAGATCGAACTGGTCATGCGCGAGCTGGCCCGCCGTCGTGGTGAGGAGCGCATGGATTTCGATGTCGAGGTGCATAGCGGCTTCCGCACCCCGATTCACAACTCTGGCGTCGAAGGATCCGCGCGCGACTCGCGGCACTTGTATGGTGATGCGGCCGACGTCGCGATAGACGCCGACGGAGACGGTAAGCTCACCATTTTCGACGCCTATCGGGTCGAGCAGGCCGTGGATTGGGTGGAACGGCTGCACCCCGAGCTCGCCGGCGGACTGGGCGTGTACAGCAGCCGACGCTTCTCCACGCCATATTGCCATATTGATGCGCGCGGCGAACGGAAACGCTGGCGCGGCTGAGCCGTAGGGCAGGGCAGCCATCCTGTCCCGCCCGAATGAGCGTCCGAGAGACGCCGGAGGTTCGATGAACCCGTACGTCCGCGACCGAATCAATCGCAAACTCGACACGCTCGCCGACGAGCGACTGTATCAGATTCTTGATTACGTCGAGTTCCTGGAGTCGAAGTACGCCGAGAAGTCGGCCCCGGTAGCGAACGTCTTCACGCGGTTCGCCGAGGGCGTGGAGGACAAACTGCGCGCCGGCGGCGTCGCCGTGAGCACCGTGTCTGAAACGATGGGCTTCCTGAACAAGGCGATGGGCGTTCTGAACGGCGTCGCCCAGACCACCATGACGGTGGCGGGTGACGTGGTGAGCGCGGCCAAGACAGCCGCCGATCAGGTGGGTGCTCCGCCGCCAGCGACGACCACGCCGCCGCAGCCGGGCACGCAACCTGCACCTCCGGGAGTGCCACCGACCCCGCCCAGTGCTGCCGCATAGCGCAACAGCGCGTAGCGCGGCCTTGAACCTGTTGGACCGAGAGAACGCATGACCACGGATCGTCTTGAAGATTTGCCGCCGGAGCCGGCGCGTGAGCGCCATTTCGACAAGTTGGCCCGGGAGCGCGAGGCCGACCGTCGGGCCGGACGTCCAGAGCGAGGCCTGTTCACAGGCCGCGGTCGTAAGG
This region of Gemmatimonas groenlandica genomic DNA includes:
- a CDS encoding L,D-transpeptidase, which gives rise to MTTTSINPHGSTLAGRRTGWRGAPLWLLLLVAVAVGHAAWLVRLTLRDRFERDVARMVFNDNSEALEQAELQAGLATDSLRAALDETPAPPPTDSDYLVVSIADRRVWYKHRDSVLFTARVATGSGKQLVIKGNNKILRFETPRGRLTVQRRDSAPAWIPPDWHYQEQANKRRLGIVQLVRGVPLQLRDGSQIIVQGNDVVRRGADGTARPLTASDGREIVADGKIVIPPYGTNQRKYADVLGTHRLYLGDGYALHGTNNPASIGQAVSHGCVRLRNEDIAALYERVAVGTPVYIY
- a CDS encoding D-Ala-D-Ala carboxypeptidase family metallohydrolase; this encodes MAFARPGYAESAAARAAARSTSRSVAATPRIPLLDSLKGRSRKLRARFLSPTRAAGIPLLRELFGDSAVSRAGVYAANDTAGSFHFITMRPFTDKVQGRIGSYRIGFFPSEKRSIRSAAYSNPDGFLEVTARNQDTPISEHFRLRDFLTHDQATVWPKYLVLREPLVDKLELVLTELRSMGIPANRLRVMSGFRTPQYNEQGVGAGGRVQDSRHQYGDAADVYVVNGERDWMSDLNRDGRIDTRDAKILAQAAENVERDHPEFTGGVGIYKATSAHGPFVHIDVRGTRARWGAL
- a CDS encoding D-Ala-D-Ala carboxypeptidase family metallohydrolase, with translation MIRRRAALVLSGMAAITAAILYQPPAELLAGSSAESAKLAVPVVEAGPESRGVSGDVQMHFVRAGERVAFPVRVRGNAQGFTYQWIEVRSNSSADVARPLRGDTLLAPLTPGFYELAVTRAGVVQRITEPRLAVLVPFELKLGSTLNGYQIGRYPAEWAHDEQAERPAGFAEVREADLDLQLTRHIKVRDFVTHDRQTVWPRYVAVDPRVLDKIELVMRELARRRGEERMDFDVEVHSGFRTPIHNSGVEGSARDSRHLYGDAADVAIDADGDGKLTIFDAYRVEQAVDWVERLHPELAGGLGVYSSRRFSTPYCHIDARGERKRWRG